Proteins encoded within one genomic window of Carnobacterium mobile DSM 4848:
- a CDS encoding AAA family ATPase has product MFRTTIHPEYSYSDFIGQLLPYTDPSDSSKVRYTFKKGVFTEAMVEAYSDSTKRVYLILEELSRGNVSAIFGDIFQLLDRNIHFESKYSIVNKDIANEIIAFPGDRIKIPSNLNIIGTVNTNDQSVFPMDTAFKRRFDWRYISSDPAKDEHGSRIKKLNNPKLFIPIDANRSNDIETNWQSFYMVLNDYITDKQLGLGKNEDKQVGQFFIQFSSELIDKSYSSSSVEEQEAREIIKIIKFEVNYFFIYGKMWNQT; this is encoded by the coding sequence ATATTTAGAACAACTATACATCCTGAGTATTCTTACTCGGATTTTATTGGTCAGCTCCTTCCTTATACAGATCCAAGCGATTCTAGTAAAGTAAGATATACTTTTAAAAAAGGAGTATTTACTGAGGCTATGGTTGAAGCATATAGTGATAGCACTAAAAGAGTTTATCTTATCTTAGAAGAGTTATCTAGAGGAAATGTATCTGCAATTTTTGGGGATATTTTTCAGCTACTAGATAGAAATATCCACTTTGAGAGTAAGTATTCAATTGTAAATAAAGATATTGCAAACGAAATTATTGCTTTTCCAGGAGACCGAATAAAAATACCTTCCAATCTTAATATTATTGGGACAGTTAATACTAATGACCAAAGTGTTTTCCCTATGGATACTGCCTTTAAAAGAAGGTTTGATTGGAGATATATCTCTTCAGATCCAGCAAAAGATGAACATGGTTCTAGAATTAAAAAGCTTAATAATCCTAAATTGTTTATTCCAATTGATGCTAACAGAAGCAATGATATAGAAACCAATTGGCAATCATTTTATATGGTTCTGAATGATTACATTACTGACAAACAATTAGGGCTAGGAAAAAATGAAGATAAACAAGTAGGTCAATTTTTCATACAATTTAGCAGTGAATTAATTGATAAATCTTACTCTTCTAGTTCAGTAGAAGAACAAGAAGCTAGAGAAATTATCAAAATAATAAAATTCGAAGTAAATTACTTCTTTATCTATGGCAAGATGTGGAATCAAACATAG
- a CDS encoding DNA adenine methylase, which produces MYFTEENAIKIDGIRIDMEELYKDNILEYNEYSFLLASLLESVTKVSNTSGTYQAYFKFWESRSSKLLVLRPLEMTETLSVNKNNIVYNKNTNQLVREISGDIAYIDPPYTTTQYVNSYHVLETIAKYDYPEVFGITGRRKKREFSGYSNNKLALYEFEDLFRQIDFEHILVSYSNQSIVPIEEIIELARKFAVDNIVHVESNEYREYSTNNLSYKRKGNKLKEYIIYFRKNRGNIKSPLNYSGSKDVLLPSIFKELPKHVGTFVDMMGGAFNVGANVFAIDKVIYNEFNPFIFDIIDMLLSNDKVSLVKEIQETVNQYSLEKKNKENYINFRNIYNNLKKTPLNLFILQMYSFQNIIRFNSKHQMNTPTGNNEFNEGSIQRIKNFNVKSTSFELINGNYLDLDPTMYPKDTIFYFDPPYFITNSEYIDGKRGMNGWDSNQETELLQYISKLNDLGYKFMLSNVLEHRGKMNNILIEWIDTHDFEVVDIGRTGIKFPRYEVLIKNFD; this is translated from the coding sequence ATGTATTTTACTGAAGAGAACGCGATAAAGATTGATGGAATAAGAATTGATATGGAAGAGCTCTATAAAGATAATATTTTAGAGTATAATGAATATTCATTTTTACTAGCTTCACTTTTAGAATCGGTCACAAAAGTTTCAAACACTTCTGGAACTTATCAAGCGTACTTTAAATTTTGGGAATCTCGTTCTAGTAAACTATTAGTTCTTAGACCACTAGAAATGACAGAAACATTGTCAGTTAATAAAAATAATATAGTCTACAATAAGAATACGAATCAATTAGTGAGAGAAATTTCAGGAGATATTGCCTATATCGATCCACCCTATACAACAACTCAATATGTTAATTCATATCATGTTCTAGAAACAATAGCTAAGTATGACTATCCAGAAGTATTTGGCATAACTGGTAGAAGGAAGAAAAGAGAATTTTCAGGATATTCTAATAATAAATTAGCTCTATATGAGTTTGAAGATCTATTTCGACAAATTGATTTTGAGCATATATTAGTTAGTTATAGTAATCAATCAATTGTTCCAATTGAAGAAATAATTGAATTAGCAAGAAAATTTGCTGTTGATAATATAGTTCATGTAGAAAGTAATGAGTATCGTGAATATTCAACTAATAATTTAAGTTATAAAAGAAAAGGAAATAAATTGAAAGAGTACATTATTTATTTCAGAAAAAACAGAGGTAATATTAAATCACCTCTAAATTATTCAGGGAGTAAAGATGTTTTATTACCTTCTATTTTTAAAGAACTGCCTAAACATGTAGGAACATTTGTAGACATGATGGGTGGCGCTTTCAATGTGGGGGCTAATGTTTTCGCTATTGATAAAGTAATTTATAATGAATTCAATCCTTTCATCTTTGATATTATAGATATGCTTTTATCTAATGATAAAGTGTCTTTAGTAAAAGAGATACAAGAGACCGTTAATCAATATAGTTTAGAAAAAAAGAATAAAGAGAATTATATTAATTTTCGAAATATTTATAATAACTTAAAAAAAACTCCATTAAACTTATTTATTCTTCAAATGTATTCTTTTCAAAATATAATTAGATTTAATAGTAAACACCAAATGAATACACCTACAGGAAATAATGAATTCAATGAAGGCTCAATTCAAAGAATCAAAAATTTTAATGTTAAATCCACTTCTTTTGAATTAATTAATGGTAATTACTTAGACTTAGATCCAACTATGTATCCAAAAGATACTATTTTTTATTTTGACCCTCCTTACTTTATAACAAATTCTGAATATATAGATGGAAAAAGAGGAATGAACGGCTGGGATTCAAATCAAGAAACTGAATTATTACAATATATCTCAAAATTAAATGATTTAGGATATAAATTCATGCTCTCTAATGTATTAGAACATCGCGGTAAGATGAATAATATTTTAATAGAATGGATCGATACCCATGATTTTGAAGTAGTTGATATTGGTCGTACAGGAATCAAATTTCCTAGATATGAAGTCTTGATTAAAAATTTTGACTAA